A window of the Lysinibacillus irui genome harbors these coding sequences:
- a CDS encoding AAA family ATPase, translating into MNSQIQDVLENIEKVMIGKREVAELGIVALLARGHVLLEDVPGVGKTMMVRALAKSFDAQFKRIQFTPDLLPSDVVGVSIYNPKTMEFEFRPGPIMGDVVLADEINRTSPKTQSALLEGMEEASVTIDGTTLMINQPFFVMATQNPIEHEGTYPLPEAQLDRFLLKIKMGYPSRGQEIEILRRAENGKPIEKIEAVLSVAQLIELQELVQGVYVEDSVKNYMVELATQTRENNYVHLGVSPRATIALMKASQAYAFMKGRSYVTPDDVQYLVPFVFSHRLVLKPDARYDNVTADEIIQRIIAKTPVPTKRFAEQ; encoded by the coding sequence ATGAATTCTCAAATACAAGATGTTTTGGAAAATATAGAAAAAGTAATGATTGGTAAAAGAGAGGTTGCTGAGCTCGGTATTGTCGCATTATTAGCGAGGGGCCATGTATTATTGGAAGATGTTCCTGGGGTCGGAAAGACAATGATGGTGCGAGCACTTGCAAAATCTTTTGATGCACAATTTAAGCGAATTCAATTTACGCCAGATTTATTGCCATCAGATGTAGTTGGTGTTTCTATTTATAATCCAAAGACTATGGAGTTTGAATTTCGTCCTGGACCAATTATGGGGGATGTTGTCTTAGCGGATGAAATAAACCGTACGTCGCCAAAAACACAGTCCGCCTTGTTAGAGGGTATGGAGGAGGCCTCTGTTACAATTGACGGAACAACATTGATGATAAATCAGCCGTTTTTTGTTATGGCCACACAAAATCCGATTGAACATGAAGGTACCTATCCTTTGCCAGAAGCGCAATTAGATCGATTTCTATTGAAGATAAAAATGGGTTATCCATCTAGGGGACAGGAAATTGAAATTTTGCGAAGAGCTGAGAATGGTAAACCAATTGAAAAAATTGAAGCGGTGTTATCCGTAGCGCAATTAATAGAACTACAGGAGCTCGTCCAAGGTGTGTATGTAGAAGACTCAGTAAAAAATTATATGGTGGAACTTGCTACCCAAACTAGGGAAAATAACTATGTACATTTAGGGGTGAGCCCACGGGCAACAATCGCGCTAATGAAAGCTTCTCAAGCTTACGCATTTATGAAAGGAAGAAGCTATGTTACTCCTGACGATGTTCAATACCTAGTGCCATTTGTTTTCAGCCATCGTTTAGTTCTAAAGCCAGATGCTCGCTACGATAATGTGACAGCAGATGAAATTATCCAGCGTATTATTGCTAAAACACCAGTGCCAACAAAAAGGTTTGCAGAACAATGA
- a CDS encoding DUF4129 domain-containing transglutaminase family protein, with protein MKQSLGEFIELAIAYIIVFFILREWLIPIMQLTNTGGMNLFLVFIGMSLALSLLRVHPLLSGFVKFSYITWFIVFVYSKSPVLSRETVPFLLSEWKGNMATILSGDFGQVSDAFRTVLFLVLIWMLVYLIHHWVSVRKNIFYFFAMTVFFIATLDTFSDYDGKAAIVKVVVLGLIMTGVLFVKRLWLQMETTSTAIEKWKIVIPMLVSVLLVSSVAFFLPKTGPTWADPVPFIQGVTGQDGNGAGEKSVGYSQDDSQLGGPFQGDNTLIFTASSRDRHYWRIETKDTYTSKGWVVSEGNFGKNVYETDTPILTSLQVGPSENERHIQLDIAIPMPFLIQTYGLISVSAQGSTLFIQDEQTEKMMIEQQVDESKSLSNYSLSYSEPVYSMEQLQLSYPSTLETLDSSFNRFLQLPNQLPQRVRDLASEITQGKASVYDQIKAVESYFRTNGFRYDKKEAAIPAENQDYVDQFLFDTKVGYCDNFSTSMVVLLRSVGIPARWVKGFAPGTAGPMTDGLREYQVTNDNAHSWVEAYIPGAGWMEFEPTIGFSGNVNIDYDVPLDTSDQEEVIQPEQKPEQKKQQKEVTEKVQSPATFSLDAVWTWLKKYTYVWIGIIVLLIITGISLYLKRKTWIPKMHVRSYRKKAADWSNFDSSYQVLLKQLSRIGLRRRDGETLRAFAERVDLALETDEMQKLTVVYEQHVYGKDKEDVDFIKLKESWEYLINRTIS; from the coding sequence GTGAAGCAATCGTTAGGGGAATTTATAGAATTGGCCATTGCGTATATAATTGTATTCTTCATTTTACGAGAATGGCTCATTCCTATTATGCAATTAACTAATACTGGTGGAATGAATCTCTTCCTTGTTTTTATTGGGATGTCCTTAGCGCTAAGTTTACTCCGTGTACATCCGTTGTTATCGGGATTCGTAAAGTTTAGCTATATAACTTGGTTTATCGTTTTTGTTTATAGCAAAAGTCCTGTTCTTTCTCGAGAAACTGTACCATTCTTATTGTCTGAATGGAAAGGGAATATGGCAACGATACTATCAGGAGATTTTGGACAAGTTTCAGATGCTTTTAGGACAGTGCTCTTTCTTGTTTTAATCTGGATGCTCGTATATTTAATTCACCATTGGGTATCAGTACGAAAAAATATATTTTACTTTTTTGCCATGACAGTATTCTTTATTGCCACTTTAGATACGTTTAGTGACTACGATGGTAAAGCTGCAATTGTAAAAGTTGTTGTTCTTGGATTAATCATGACAGGTGTACTTTTTGTTAAACGTCTATGGCTTCAAATGGAAACAACAAGTACTGCAATAGAGAAGTGGAAAATTGTTATTCCTATGCTTGTGTCAGTATTACTTGTTAGTTCTGTTGCATTCTTTTTACCAAAGACTGGACCAACATGGGCAGATCCTGTTCCATTTATCCAGGGAGTTACTGGACAAGATGGAAATGGAGCTGGTGAAAAATCAGTTGGTTATAGCCAAGACGATAGTCAGTTGGGTGGTCCCTTTCAAGGAGATAATACATTAATTTTTACTGCCTCTTCTCGTGATCGTCATTATTGGCGCATCGAAACGAAAGATACCTATACATCTAAAGGCTGGGTTGTTTCAGAGGGGAACTTTGGGAAAAATGTCTATGAGACAGATACACCGATTTTAACCTCTTTACAAGTAGGACCATCTGAAAATGAACGCCACATCCAACTAGATATTGCTATTCCAATGCCGTTTTTAATTCAAACATATGGTTTGATATCTGTTTCAGCACAAGGCTCCACGTTATTTATTCAAGATGAGCAGACTGAAAAGATGATGATAGAGCAGCAGGTAGATGAATCAAAATCATTATCAAACTACTCATTATCTTATAGTGAACCAGTTTATAGTATGGAACAGCTCCAATTGTCCTATCCCTCTACACTTGAAACATTAGATTCTTCGTTTAATCGTTTTTTACAATTACCAAATCAGCTTCCGCAGCGTGTAAGAGACTTGGCGTCTGAAATAACGCAAGGTAAAGCTTCGGTATACGATCAAATTAAAGCTGTAGAAAGTTACTTTAGAACAAATGGCTTTAGATATGATAAAAAGGAAGCTGCAATTCCTGCTGAAAATCAAGATTATGTCGATCAATTTTTATTTGATACAAAAGTAGGGTATTGTGATAATTTCTCTACTTCAATGGTTGTGCTCTTACGTTCTGTAGGAATTCCGGCAAGATGGGTTAAAGGTTTTGCGCCTGGAACAGCAGGACCAATGACAGACGGACTACGTGAATATCAAGTCACAAATGACAATGCACACTCTTGGGTTGAAGCATATATACCAGGGGCTGGTTGGATGGAATTTGAACCTACCATTGGATTTTCCGGTAATGTGAACATAGATTATGATGTGCCATTAGATACATCTGACCAGGAAGAAGTAATACAGCCAGAACAAAAACCTGAGCAGAAGAAACAGCAAAAAGAGGTAACTGAAAAGGTACAGTCTCCGGCAACATTTAGCTTAGATGCTGTGTGGACGTGGTTGAAAAAGTATACTTATGTGTGGATTGGCATCATTGTTTTATTAATCATTACTGGTATTTCCTTATATTTGAAAAGGAAAACGTGGATCCCGAAAATGCATGTAAGGTCATATCGCAAAAAGGCAGCTGATTGGTCAAACTTTGATTCTTCTTATCAAGTGTTATTAAAGCAATTATCTCGTATTGGCTTGCGCAGGAGAGATGGGGAAACATTACGTGCTTTCGCAGAGCGTGTAGATTTAGCACTTGAGACAGATGAAATGCAAAAGTTAACAGTAGTATATGAGCAACATGTTTATGGGAAAGATAAAGAAGACGTTGATTTTATAAAGCTGAAAGAAAGTTGGGAATATTTAATCAATCGCACTATCAGTTGA
- the nadE gene encoding ammonia-dependent NAD(+) synthetase → MTLQQKIIEELRVLPTINVQEEIRKSIDFLKEYAKRYNFVKGFVLGISGGQDSTLTGKLAQLAIDELNAEAGEMKYSFFAVRLPYGVQADEQDCQDAIDYIKPTKTYTVNIKEAVDASVIALANAGVELNDFVKGNEKARERMKVQYSIAAMNGAVVLGTDHAAEAITGFYTKFGDGGADLMPIFRLNKRQGKQLLAELNCPEHLYKKVPTADLEENRPSLPDEVALGVTYDQIDDYLEGKEIPEESRKLLEGYYLRSQHKRHMPITIFDDFWK, encoded by the coding sequence ATGACTTTACAGCAAAAAATTATTGAGGAGCTGCGTGTATTACCTACTATTAATGTTCAGGAGGAAATACGTAAATCCATTGATTTTTTAAAGGAATATGCAAAACGTTATAACTTTGTGAAAGGGTTTGTTCTTGGTATTTCTGGCGGTCAAGACTCAACTTTAACTGGGAAGCTAGCGCAGTTGGCGATTGATGAATTAAATGCAGAGGCAGGAGAAATGAAGTATTCATTTTTTGCCGTTCGTTTACCATATGGCGTGCAAGCAGATGAACAAGATTGCCAAGATGCCATTGATTATATAAAACCAACGAAAACGTACACAGTGAATATAAAAGAGGCTGTAGATGCAAGTGTGATCGCCCTAGCAAATGCAGGTGTTGAGCTAAATGACTTTGTAAAAGGGAACGAAAAAGCTCGTGAACGTATGAAGGTGCAGTATTCAATTGCTGCAATGAATGGGGCAGTTGTCTTAGGGACGGATCATGCTGCCGAAGCTATCACAGGCTTTTACACAAAGTTTGGTGATGGCGGAGCAGACTTAATGCCAATCTTTCGATTGAATAAACGCCAAGGAAAACAGTTGTTAGCAGAACTAAATTGTCCAGAGCATCTTTATAAAAAGGTACCAACAGCAGATTTAGAGGAAAATCGACCATCATTACCAGATGAAGTGGCGCTTGGTGTAACGTATGATCAAATTGATGATTATTTAGAGGGTAAAGAAATTCCAGAAGAATCGCGCAAGCTATTAGAGGGCTATTATTTACGTTCTCAACATAAACGTCATATGCCAATTACGATATTTGATGATTTTTGGAAGTAA
- a CDS encoding NAD synthetase produces MRTSRISATTSSVFRQETQYLHAGDLSHNFGGNPQKQFRHSLQRNKEKKHNTMATPTQQRQLQHVAPIHMDSACDLQIRHELNETALKLSRLSKQKKRLNSYRSSI; encoded by the coding sequence ATGAGGACTTCTAGAATAAGTGCAACGACAAGTAGTGTTTTTCGACAGGAAACTCAATATTTACATGCTGGTGATTTAAGCCACAATTTTGGAGGGAATCCACAAAAGCAATTTAGACATAGTTTGCAAAGAAATAAAGAGAAGAAGCACAATACAATGGCTACACCAACTCAACAGAGACAACTTCAACATGTTGCGCCTATTCATATGGATAGTGCGTGTGATTTGCAAATACGTCACGAATTAAATGAAACAGCCTTAAAACTAAGTCGTTTAAGTAAGCAAAAGAAGAGACTCAATAGTTACCGCTCATCTATTTAA
- a CDS encoding NCS2 family permease, producing MKKYFMFDELGTNYRREIIGGITTFLAMAYILAVNPGILENAGMDKGAVFVATALAAAVGSLIMGIFAKFPISLAPGMGLNAFFAFTVVGAYGIPWQTGLTGVFFSGIIFIILSLTGIRETVINAIPVQLKYAVSAGIGLFITFVGLQGAGIVVDSPATLVTLGTFTGATLLAVFGIILSVILIIKLRSIGIFLGMVITAVVGMITGIIEPPAAIVSAIPSVDSTFMVALKPLGDIETLFNVKFLVVVLTFLFVDFFDTAGTLMAVATQAGLVKDNKLPRAGRALMADALATTIGSLFGTSTTTAYVESTSGVAAGARSGFSAVVTAVLFLVALFFSPLLAVVTPAVTAPALVIVGVLMVSSLRLIDWDKFEIAVPAFFTVLMMPLGYSIATGIAIGFVFYPITMLLAGRKKEIHPMMYGLFFVFLAYFIWVR from the coding sequence ATGAAAAAATATTTCATGTTCGATGAATTGGGAACTAATTATCGCCGCGAAATAATAGGTGGTATTACAACTTTCCTTGCAATGGCATATATTCTAGCTGTTAACCCAGGTATTTTAGAAAATGCAGGGATGGATAAAGGTGCAGTTTTTGTAGCTACAGCGTTAGCAGCAGCAGTTGGTTCTTTGATTATGGGGATTTTCGCTAAGTTCCCAATCTCACTTGCTCCTGGTATGGGCCTAAATGCATTCTTCGCCTTTACCGTAGTAGGCGCATATGGCATTCCATGGCAAACTGGTTTAACTGGAGTTTTCTTCTCTGGAATTATCTTTATCATTTTGTCTTTAACAGGAATTCGTGAAACAGTTATTAATGCAATTCCAGTACAACTTAAATATGCAGTATCAGCAGGTATTGGTTTATTTATCACGTTCGTAGGTTTACAAGGTGCAGGGATTGTTGTAGATAGTCCAGCTACATTAGTTACTTTAGGAACGTTTACTGGTGCAACATTACTAGCAGTATTCGGAATTATTCTTTCTGTTATTCTTATTATTAAATTACGCAGTATCGGTATTTTCTTAGGGATGGTAATCACTGCAGTTGTTGGAATGATTACAGGTATTATTGAACCGCCAGCAGCGATTGTTTCTGCAATTCCAAGTGTGGATTCTACATTTATGGTTGCGTTAAAACCCCTTGGTGACATTGAAACCCTATTTAACGTGAAGTTTTTAGTAGTAGTGTTAACATTCTTGTTTGTTGATTTCTTTGATACAGCTGGTACTTTAATGGCTGTAGCAACACAGGCAGGCTTAGTAAAAGATAATAAATTACCACGTGCAGGCCGCGCATTGATGGCTGATGCACTTGCAACGACAATTGGATCTTTATTTGGTACATCAACAACAACAGCTTATGTAGAATCGACTTCTGGTGTTGCTGCGGGTGCTCGCTCAGGTTTCTCTGCAGTCGTAACAGCGGTATTATTCTTAGTAGCTTTATTCTTCTCGCCATTACTAGCGGTGGTAACGCCCGCTGTTACTGCTCCTGCTCTAGTAATTGTAGGTGTATTAATGGTATCATCATTACGTTTAATTGATTGGGATAAATTCGAAATAGCAGTACCTGCATTCTTTACAGTATTAATGATGCCATTAGGTTATTCAATTGCTACGGGTATTGCAATTGGCTTCGTCTTCTATCCAATTACAATGCTATTAGCAGGTCGTAAAAAGGAAATTCACCCTATGATGTATGGCTTATTCTTCGTCTTCCTTGCATACTTCATCTGGGTAAGATAG
- a CDS encoding P-II family nitrogen regulator gives MKKIEAIIRPEVFGAVRDGLAQEGIAGLSVSEIAGCGRQLGRTGLFRGNTYEIEFSPKLKLEMIVDDGKVDAIVEILLHEAATGKVGDGKIFIYPVEQAIRIRTKEVGSVAVE, from the coding sequence ATGAAAAAAATTGAAGCAATCATTCGGCCTGAAGTTTTTGGGGCAGTTCGGGACGGACTTGCACAGGAAGGAATTGCTGGTTTAAGTGTTTCTGAAATCGCTGGCTGCGGTCGTCAGCTCGGTAGAACAGGGCTATTTCGCGGCAATACGTATGAAATAGAATTTTCACCTAAATTAAAGTTAGAAATGATTGTAGACGATGGAAAAGTTGATGCCATCGTAGAGATTTTGTTGCATGAGGCAGCAACTGGCAAGGTTGGTGATGGAAAAATTTTCATTTATCCTGTAGAACAAGCAATTCGCATCCGAACAAAAGAAGTCGGTTCGGTTGCAGTAGAATAA
- a CDS encoding nicotinate phosphoribosyltransferase, protein MRSNYADDSLALHTDLYQINMAESYWADGIHNKKAVFELYFRKLPFGNGYAVFAGLERMLDYLRDFHFSESDIAYLREEVGYKEDFIDYLKNVRFTGDMYSMVEGELVFANEPIVRIEAPLVEAQLIETALLNIVNYQTLIATKASRIKQIIKNEVAMEFGTRRAQEMDAAIWGTRAAFIGGFASTSNVRAGKLFNIPVSGTHAHALVQAYKNDYDAFHAYAKRHRDCVFLVDTYNTLKSGVPTAIKVAKELGDKINFIGIRLDSGDIAFLSKEARRMLDAAGFQDAKIIVSNDLDEYTILNLKAQGAKVDVWGIGTKLITAYDQPALGAVYKMVAIENSEGQLEDTIKISANAEKVSTPGLKNVYRIIDKKNGKAEGDYITMQDENPQAEERIKMFHPIHTFVSKFVTNFEAKNLHQHVIENGTIHYQNPTLEAMRDYAAENLELLWDEYKRAMNPEEYPVDLSQKCWDNKMRNIEEVHNMVKRM, encoded by the coding sequence GTGAGATCAAACTATGCAGATGATAGCTTAGCGCTACACACAGACTTATATCAAATAAATATGGCAGAATCCTACTGGGCGGATGGCATACATAATAAGAAAGCGGTTTTTGAATTATATTTTAGGAAATTACCTTTTGGTAATGGTTATGCCGTATTTGCTGGATTAGAGCGAATGCTTGATTATCTTCGTGATTTTCATTTTAGTGAATCCGATATTGCGTATTTACGTGAGGAAGTAGGCTATAAAGAGGACTTTATTGACTATTTGAAGAATGTTCGATTCACAGGGGATATGTATTCCATGGTAGAAGGAGAGCTTGTTTTTGCTAATGAACCAATTGTTCGAATTGAAGCTCCGTTAGTGGAAGCTCAACTAATTGAAACAGCATTGCTTAATATTGTTAACTACCAAACATTAATTGCAACAAAGGCGAGTCGAATTAAGCAAATTATCAAAAATGAAGTGGCTATGGAATTTGGAACAAGGCGTGCACAGGAAATGGATGCGGCCATTTGGGGAACGCGTGCAGCGTTTATCGGAGGTTTTGCTTCCACTAGTAATGTTCGAGCGGGTAAACTTTTTAATATTCCTGTCTCAGGTACACATGCGCATGCATTAGTACAAGCTTATAAAAATGACTATGATGCATTCCATGCGTATGCTAAACGTCATCGAGATTGTGTATTTTTGGTAGATACTTACAATACGTTGAAATCTGGGGTGCCAACCGCTATAAAAGTTGCGAAAGAACTAGGAGACAAAATTAATTTTATTGGCATACGTTTAGATAGTGGAGATATTGCGTTTTTATCAAAAGAAGCTCGTCGGATGTTGGATGCTGCTGGCTTCCAAGATGCTAAAATCATTGTTTCAAACGATTTAGATGAATATACAATCTTAAATTTAAAAGCTCAAGGTGCAAAAGTAGATGTCTGGGGAATAGGTACAAAACTTATTACAGCTTACGATCAACCTGCATTAGGTGCGGTTTATAAAATGGTTGCTATTGAAAATAGTGAAGGGCAGCTAGAGGATACAATTAAAATCTCGGCCAATGCTGAAAAAGTATCAACGCCTGGACTAAAAAATGTTTACCGAATTATTGATAAAAAGAATGGGAAGGCAGAAGGGGATTACATCACGATGCAAGATGAAAATCCTCAAGCTGAGGAACGCATTAAAATGTTCCATCCAATCCATACATTTGTATCAAAGTTTGTCACAAATTTTGAAGCGAAAAATCTTCATCAGCATGTCATTGAAAATGGGACAATCCACTATCAAAATCCTACTTTAGAGGCAATGCGTGACTATGCTGCTGAAAATTTAGAATTGCTGTGGGATGAATATAAACGTGCGATGAATCCTGAAGAATATCCAGTCGATCTCAGTCAAAAATGTTGGGATAATAAGATGCGAAATATTGAAGAAGTACACAATATGGTAAAGCGAATGTAA
- the guaA gene encoding glutamine-hydrolyzing GMP synthase produces MTASPLLKEQEKIVVLDFGSQFNQLITRRIREFGVFSELHPHTVTAEEIKDMNATGIIFSGGPNSVYDENAFHVDPAIFDLGLPILGICYGMQLMAHTNGGKVEGAETREYGKAEIQVTTSNKLFGELPAEQIVWMSHGDHVTEVPAGFEVIATSASCPIAAMANVERKLYAVQFHPEVRHSVYGNDLLRQFVFDICEAKGDWSMANFIEIEIAKIRETVGDKKVLCALSGGVDSSVVAVLIHKAIGDQLTCMFVDHNLNRKGEVEQVMKTFTEDFDMNVIKIDARKRFMDKLAGVSDPEKKRKIIGNEFIYVFDEEASKLEGMDFLAQGTLYTDIIESGTSTAQTIKSHHNVGGLPEDMQFQLIEPLKTLFKDEVRALGLELGLDEKIVWRQPFPGPGLGIRVLGEVTEEKLEIVRESDYILREEIANAGLDRDIWQYFTVLPDIRSVGVMGDARTYDYAIGIRAVTSIDGMTSDWARIPWDVLEKISVRLVNEVKHVNRVVYDITSKPPATIEWE; encoded by the coding sequence TTGACAGCTAGCCCTTTATTAAAAGAGCAAGAAAAAATCGTTGTACTGGACTTCGGTAGCCAATTTAACCAATTAATTACGCGTCGTATCCGTGAATTTGGTGTTTTCAGTGAATTACATCCACATACGGTAACTGCGGAAGAAATTAAAGATATGAATGCAACGGGTATTATTTTTTCTGGTGGCCCTAACTCTGTTTATGATGAGAATGCTTTCCATGTGGATCCAGCTATTTTCGATTTAGGCTTACCAATCTTAGGTATTTGCTACGGTATGCAACTAATGGCACATACAAACGGTGGTAAAGTTGAAGGTGCTGAAACGCGTGAATATGGTAAAGCTGAAATTCAAGTAACGACTTCAAACAAGTTATTTGGTGAGTTACCTGCTGAACAAATCGTATGGATGAGTCATGGGGACCATGTAACTGAAGTTCCAGCTGGATTTGAAGTTATCGCAACAAGCGCATCTTGCCCAATTGCTGCAATGGCAAATGTAGAACGTAAATTATATGCTGTACAATTCCATCCAGAAGTACGTCACTCTGTTTATGGTAATGACTTATTACGACAATTCGTATTCGATATTTGTGAAGCAAAAGGCGATTGGTCAATGGCAAACTTCATTGAGATTGAAATCGCTAAAATTCGCGAAACAGTTGGCGATAAAAAAGTATTATGTGCACTTTCTGGTGGAGTAGACTCTTCAGTTGTGGCAGTGTTAATCCATAAAGCAATCGGCGATCAATTAACATGTATGTTTGTAGACCATAACTTAAACCGTAAAGGTGAAGTTGAACAGGTAATGAAAACATTCACAGAAGACTTCGACATGAATGTTATTAAAATTGATGCACGTAAACGTTTCATGGACAAACTTGCTGGTGTTTCTGATCCTGAGAAAAAACGTAAAATTATCGGTAATGAATTCATTTATGTATTTGATGAAGAAGCATCAAAACTTGAAGGTATGGATTTCTTAGCACAAGGAACTCTTTACACGGATATTATTGAATCGGGTACTTCTACTGCACAAACAATCAAATCACACCATAACGTTGGTGGTCTTCCAGAAGATATGCAATTCCAATTAATCGAGCCACTGAAAACTTTATTTAAAGATGAAGTACGTGCGCTAGGTTTAGAACTTGGTCTTGACGAAAAAATCGTTTGGCGTCAACCATTCCCAGGTCCTGGATTAGGTATCCGTGTACTTGGAGAAGTAACAGAAGAAAAATTAGAAATCGTTCGCGAATCTGATTATATCCTACGTGAAGAGATTGCAAATGCTGGTCTTGATCGTGACATCTGGCAATACTTCACGGTATTACCTGATATCCGTTCAGTTGGCGTAATGGGCGATGCTCGTACGTATGACTATGCAATCGGTATCCGTGCCGTTACATCTATCGACGGTATGACTTCTGACTGGGCACGTATTCCATGGGATGTGCTAGAGAAAATCTCAGTTCGCCTAGTAAACGAAGTAAAACATGTTAACCGTGTAGTGTATGACATTACATCTAAGCCACCTGCAACGATTGAGTGGGAATAA
- a CDS encoding DUF58 domain-containing protein, with product MKRWKALLEKSKHFLLITFLMVVTFCYAMFQGGFVSWFVFFTVSPFLVYALMFFVVREDILLVERKIEPAHIERGQSAKVHITIERKTSFPFAYIMMEELVDSEGLVQAKKENSNAIKFVGFRKKFSWHYDLDNVPRGEHRYLGVTVIFYDFFGWAKKVVVAEKEQTILVYPRIREMKYAALQTKYDVGPMMSPYSIVKDTSMAVGLREYVPGDRFSWIHWKSFARTQTLQSKEFEDRQSSELMLVLDAKRSSMFEEKVELVASMLQMIIQERGDLSFITAGEMTKVFPVIQGEKQLDQVMYHLAAIKPAENVKFRFYDQQAFKQVATLLYVTSDVSDELLHTLANIVKSCICFVVAKQPPVQSEHTMRYKHIQVVFVDPTDFYHLFTEVIKP from the coding sequence ATGAAGCGATGGAAAGCTTTATTAGAAAAAAGTAAACATTTCCTATTAATTACTTTCTTGATGGTCGTAACATTTTGTTATGCTATGTTCCAAGGTGGATTTGTTAGCTGGTTTGTTTTTTTTACAGTTAGTCCATTTTTAGTGTACGCACTCATGTTCTTTGTTGTTCGAGAAGATATTCTATTAGTAGAACGCAAAATTGAACCAGCGCATATAGAACGTGGGCAATCAGCAAAGGTGCATATTACGATAGAACGAAAAACAAGTTTCCCTTTTGCTTATATTATGATGGAGGAACTTGTCGATAGTGAAGGGTTGGTACAAGCTAAAAAAGAAAATTCAAATGCCATTAAGTTTGTTGGATTTAGAAAAAAGTTTAGCTGGCATTATGATTTGGATAATGTTCCTCGTGGAGAGCATCGCTACTTAGGAGTTACAGTTATCTTCTATGATTTCTTTGGCTGGGCAAAAAAAGTTGTCGTAGCGGAAAAGGAACAAACTATTTTAGTTTATCCGAGAATACGAGAGATGAAATACGCAGCACTTCAGACGAAATATGATGTTGGTCCAATGATGTCTCCTTATTCCATTGTAAAGGACACTTCTATGGCTGTTGGGTTAAGAGAGTATGTTCCGGGTGATCGATTTTCATGGATTCATTGGAAATCGTTTGCGAGAACACAAACCTTACAATCTAAGGAATTCGAGGATCGGCAATCATCTGAGTTAATGTTAGTGCTTGACGCTAAAAGGTCTTCAATGTTTGAAGAAAAAGTGGAATTAGTTGCATCGATGCTCCAGATGATTATACAAGAGCGTGGTGATTTATCTTTTATTACAGCTGGGGAAATGACGAAAGTTTTTCCGGTTATACAGGGTGAAAAGCAGTTAGATCAGGTCATGTATCATTTAGCTGCTATCAAACCTGCTGAGAATGTTAAATTCCGATTCTATGATCAACAAGCCTTTAAGCAAGTAGCAACATTGCTTTATGTGACAAGTGATGTCTCTGACGAGTTGCTACATACTCTTGCGAATATAGTAAAAAGCTGTATTTGTTTTGTAGTGGCAAAACAGCCGCCTGTGCAATCAGAGCACACGATGCGTTATAAACATATTCAAGTTGTCTTTGTAGACCCAACAGATTTTTATCATTTATTCACGGAGGTGATAAAACCGTGA
- a CDS encoding MOSC domain-containing protein: protein MKQKMPMIHTLAVGMPKELLDSKGRSMITGIEKQRVQEVYLSSRGFEGDDVADKKHHGGPDRAVCLYPAEHYIQWEQELGKTLPTAAFGENLTVTNMLEAEVCIGDIYKIGDAVIQITQGRIPCSTIDRYTEANILLKRLIETGYTGFLARVLEEGTICADSKVELVEKHPARISVLYCNEVYFKNKDAIAMQQIQAVDVLAEDWKEKLEKRIQLLQSKVLN from the coding sequence ATGAAGCAAAAGATGCCGATGATTCACACACTTGCAGTTGGAATGCCGAAAGAATTACTTGATAGTAAAGGGCGTTCGATGATTACAGGGATTGAAAAGCAACGAGTACAAGAAGTTTATTTATCATCTCGTGGTTTCGAGGGGGATGATGTGGCAGATAAAAAACATCATGGTGGCCCTGATCGTGCTGTTTGTTTATACCCAGCGGAGCATTACATACAGTGGGAACAGGAACTTGGTAAAACATTGCCTACTGCTGCATTTGGTGAAAACTTAACTGTAACAAATATGTTGGAAGCAGAAGTTTGTATTGGTGATATTTATAAAATTGGGGATGCTGTCATCCAAATTACACAAGGGCGTATTCCATGTAGCACGATTGATCGATATACTGAGGCCAACATATTACTTAAACGTTTAATTGAGACAGGCTATACAGGCTTCCTTGCGCGCGTACTAGAAGAAGGAACAATCTGTGCAGACTCAAAAGTTGAATTAGTAGAAAAGCACCCTGCACGTATATCCGTTTTGTATTGCAATGAAGTATATTTTAAAAACAAAGATGCTATTGCCATGCAACAAATACAAGCAGTAGATGTATTAGCGGAAGATTGGAAAGAAAAATTAGAAAAAAGAATTCAGCTCTTGCAGAGTAAAGTGTTGAATTAG